A portion of the Nitrospira sp. genome contains these proteins:
- a CDS encoding response regulator transcription factor produces the protein MPVTLLIAEDQRLFRQSLRLLLERERDLRVVGEATDGREAFEQAMKLRPEMILMDVDMPRLDGVTATRLIRGCLPDTNVLMLSVHDEDARIVAAVQAGACGYILKDADHAEFLRIIRATHRGEHLHLPFMPDRFAHRAVSALQGSGTPPPGLVHLTEREREILAHAASGQGNKEIADRLGLSLDTVKTHLHHIYQKLHVTGRVEAILSYLRAC, from the coding sequence ATGCCGGTCACGCTGCTGATCGCTGAAGATCAACGTCTGTTCAGGCAAAGCCTGCGGCTGTTGCTGGAACGGGAACGCGATCTCCGGGTGGTGGGAGAAGCCACCGACGGGCGGGAGGCGTTCGAGCAGGCTATGAAGCTCAGACCGGAGATGATCCTCATGGACGTGGATATGCCGCGGCTCGACGGAGTGACCGCGACGCGCCTGATCCGAGGCTGCCTGCCCGACACCAACGTGCTGATGCTCTCGGTCCATGACGAAGACGCCAGAATCGTGGCCGCGGTTCAGGCCGGCGCCTGCGGCTACATCCTCAAGGACGCCGACCACGCCGAGTTCTTGCGGATCATCCGCGCGACGCACCGCGGCGAACATCTCCACTTGCCGTTCATGCCGGACCGCTTCGCGCACCGGGCGGTCTCCGCATTGCAAGGGTCCGGGACCCCGCCGCCGGGCCTCGTCCACCTCACCGAACGAGAACGGGAAATTCTCGCGCACGCCGCCTCCGGACAAGGCAACAAGGAGATCGCCGACCGTCTGGGCCTGTCGCTCGATACGGTCAAGACTCACCTCCATCACATCTATCAAAAGCTTCACGTCACCGGCCGGGTCGAAGCCATTCTCTCCTATCTGAGAGCCTGCTAG
- the sigZ gene encoding RNA polymerase sigma factor SigZ produces the protein MENTAVEMWQLMHSALRAFIYKRVRHEAETEDILQEVFLRVHHKLGQLKDPDRVTSWIYQITRHVIIDYYRSPERRREIPVGLTTDLEKQEPQSDAEMDSDAKRELSGCLRPMLERLSAEYREAIRLVDLEGLTQSEAATRLGLSIPGMKSRVQRGRKQLRQLLDDCCVIELDSRRGVTDFELRRPGSCSN, from the coding sequence ATGGAGAACACCGCGGTTGAGATGTGGCAACTCATGCACAGCGCGCTTAGGGCATTCATCTACAAGCGCGTGCGTCATGAGGCTGAAACCGAAGACATCCTGCAAGAGGTCTTCTTACGCGTGCATCACAAACTCGGACAGTTGAAAGATCCCGACCGTGTCACCTCGTGGATCTATCAAATCACCCGGCACGTCATCATCGATTATTACCGTTCGCCGGAACGCCGTCGTGAAATCCCGGTCGGATTGACCACGGACCTCGAAAAGCAAGAGCCACAATCTGATGCTGAGATGGACTCAGATGCCAAGCGGGAACTGTCCGGCTGCCTTCGGCCGATGCTGGAACGCCTTTCAGCCGAGTACCGCGAGGCGATACGCCTGGTGGATCTTGAAGGGCTGACACAGAGCGAAGCAGCCACCCGCCTGGGGCTTTCGATTCCAGGCATGAAATCCCGCGTGCAGCGCGGGCGCAAACAATTGCGGCAACTGCTCGACGACTGTTGCGTGATCGAACTGGATAGTCGTCGAGGGGTGACCGACTTTGAACTCCGTCGGCCCGGCTCTTGTAGTAACTAG
- a CDS encoding ArsI/CadI family heavy metal resistance metalloenzyme: MRPHLSLDVRNVPVSVEFYRKVFGLAPQKQTSDYAKFDLTRPALNLSLVSSTGRISSVNHLGIEVESPAEIAAWKDRLQQEGLIDRVEDNVACCFARQDKVWFSDPDGNAWEVFTVHEQLSVTGPVSNTGCCAPSGKRPASGTCATPNSEITAPPALQ; the protein is encoded by the coding sequence ATGAGACCACATCTGTCTCTCGATGTCCGCAATGTCCCCGTCTCGGTGGAGTTCTACCGGAAGGTGTTTGGCCTTGCCCCGCAGAAGCAGACGAGCGACTACGCGAAGTTTGACCTGACGCGTCCGGCCCTGAACCTCTCGCTCGTATCCTCGACCGGCCGAATCAGCTCCGTGAATCACTTGGGTATTGAGGTGGAATCGCCGGCAGAGATCGCCGCATGGAAGGACCGTCTCCAGCAAGAAGGCCTTATCGATCGAGTGGAGGACAACGTCGCCTGCTGTTTTGCCCGGCAGGACAAGGTCTGGTTCTCGGATCCCGACGGGAACGCGTGGGAGGTATTTACGGTGCATGAGCAGTTGTCGGTGACCGGGCCGGTCTCCAATACCGGATGCTGCGCGCCTTCCGGGAAGCGCCCCGCGAGCGGAACATGCGCCACACCGAACTCTGAGATCACCGCGCCGCCCGCCCTGCAGTAG
- a CDS encoding ATP-binding protein, whose amino-acid sequence MRKRVSLQRLVTLWVLSIGLLTGAFGLLYAYWHAKHSLRSTIGLTFLELAHQSADKVGLILEKEVEWVERLASTTDVVDAVTSGTGVAFDRPAFQRWRESQLRYFRSMVILDRQGRSVGGVISDVTRAHYNQQLWWPVVFEQRQIWVGELRSNEAGSGYWEVAVPITDRRGAVIGAIKVVIEKDQLFASVFRSRIGETGHVMLLTSRGLVLACPILPSTQHRVVQVEGRALFDAAYPISDARWLETQDDGHGKAGGIVGVAPVVLRSDIAQAGKWFILVRQDPDETYAPLTVLMRRLAAFGVLAVGIVAFLRWRLALRIVQPIRALVRRMKQFGEIAPPTMPAPMEQVGIVELDDLAASFDDLARRLAGTAGEREQYVTQLERANRELATSEEHYRMLWNHSLHIRLLVDADGQIRDLNRRGEIKLWRPAADVVGTPVLSLFAEPERPRLRRLLADTFAAGRESVAGEVIVPAPTGDLYIMDVDLVPLEKGGAVEAVMVQLTDLTEKKQLQEQLLRSERLASLSHFASMFAHDIRNPLAGIKKTLELLSDGQTVTLDRPRRWCDDMRFTVDLLLGMINDMLDVYQDSYSGLPLLTSAVSLKALADEALRPFRMEAESKGIRFLVDLEPEEIRVSVDGRRLLRVLINLVHNAVKFSPAGGTIAVQIRGEHHGSRRPGACAGSSHVTIRVMDEGPGVAEEDLPHLFDLFFKKKEAGDIRTGRGLGLHFCRLVMEAHGGGISADNRRGGGAVFSLVLPVKQDIYAGHAADR is encoded by the coding sequence ATGAGGAAGCGAGTCAGCCTCCAACGCCTGGTCACCCTCTGGGTCCTTTCTATAGGCCTGCTCACCGGAGCCTTCGGCCTGCTATACGCCTACTGGCACGCCAAGCATTCGCTGCGGAGCACCATCGGTCTTACCTTTCTGGAACTGGCTCATCAAAGCGCGGACAAGGTCGGGCTCATTCTGGAAAAAGAAGTGGAATGGGTCGAACGCCTGGCCTCGACGACGGACGTCGTGGACGCTGTCACGTCTGGGACGGGAGTGGCCTTCGATCGGCCCGCATTCCAGCGCTGGCGTGAGAGTCAACTACGCTACTTTCGTTCGATGGTCATCTTGGACCGTCAGGGCCGCTCGGTGGGCGGAGTCATCAGCGATGTTACCAGGGCACACTATAACCAACAGCTCTGGTGGCCCGTCGTCTTTGAGCAACGACAAATCTGGGTGGGGGAACTGCGGTCGAACGAAGCGGGGTCCGGATACTGGGAAGTCGCCGTTCCGATCACGGATCGCCGTGGAGCCGTCATCGGCGCGATCAAAGTCGTGATCGAGAAAGACCAACTGTTCGCGTCCGTCTTTCGCAGCCGTATCGGCGAGACCGGACATGTCATGCTGTTGACGAGTCGAGGTCTTGTCCTCGCCTGTCCGATTCTTCCTTCCACTCAGCATCGCGTGGTTCAAGTCGAGGGAAGGGCGTTGTTCGATGCGGCCTACCCCATTTCCGACGCGCGATGGCTGGAGACGCAGGACGACGGACATGGAAAAGCGGGCGGCATCGTCGGCGTCGCGCCGGTCGTCCTCCGTTCCGATATCGCGCAGGCCGGCAAGTGGTTCATTCTTGTTCGCCAGGATCCGGATGAAACCTATGCGCCGTTGACCGTCTTGATGCGCAGGCTGGCCGCCTTCGGGGTCCTCGCTGTAGGGATCGTGGCATTCCTCCGGTGGCGTTTGGCGTTGCGAATCGTGCAGCCGATCCGAGCATTGGTCCGTCGGATGAAGCAGTTCGGAGAGATTGCGCCTCCCACGATGCCGGCGCCGATGGAACAAGTCGGCATCGTCGAACTGGACGACCTCGCCGCGAGTTTCGACGACCTGGCCAGACGGCTTGCCGGAACCGCCGGCGAACGCGAACAATACGTGACACAGCTCGAACGGGCCAATCGAGAACTGGCGACATCCGAAGAGCACTATCGCATGTTGTGGAATCATTCTCTCCACATTCGATTGCTGGTCGATGCCGACGGGCAGATTCGGGATCTCAACCGGCGAGGGGAAATTAAATTGTGGCGCCCCGCCGCCGATGTCGTCGGCACCCCGGTGCTGTCATTGTTCGCCGAACCGGAACGCCCGCGGCTCCGCCGATTGCTGGCCGACACGTTCGCCGCAGGCAGAGAATCCGTGGCCGGTGAAGTGATCGTGCCGGCGCCGACCGGGGATCTCTATATCATGGACGTCGATCTCGTCCCCCTCGAAAAGGGCGGCGCGGTCGAAGCGGTCATGGTCCAATTGACCGATCTGACCGAGAAGAAGCAGCTTCAGGAGCAGCTACTCCGGTCGGAGCGGTTGGCCTCGTTGAGCCACTTCGCTTCGATGTTCGCGCACGACATCCGTAACCCCCTCGCAGGGATCAAGAAAACATTGGAACTGCTCTCGGATGGGCAGACCGTGACCCTCGACAGGCCCCGGCGGTGGTGCGACGACATGCGCTTCACGGTCGACTTGCTGCTGGGCATGATCAATGACATGCTCGACGTCTACCAAGACAGCTATTCAGGACTTCCGCTACTGACCTCCGCCGTCTCGCTCAAGGCACTGGCGGACGAAGCCTTGCGACCATTCCGGATGGAAGCAGAGTCAAAGGGCATTCGATTCCTCGTCGATCTCGAGCCGGAAGAGATCCGGGTAAGCGTAGACGGCCGGCGCCTGTTGCGCGTCCTCATCAACCTCGTCCACAACGCCGTGAAGTTCTCGCCGGCGGGTGGGACGATCGCCGTGCAGATCCGCGGCGAGCATCACGGCAGCCGGCGTCCGGGCGCGTGCGCCGGCTCATCGCACGTGACGATCCGGGTGATGGACGAAGGGCCGGGAGTCGCCGAGGAGGATCTGCCCCACCTGTTCGACTTGTTCTTCAAGAAGAAGGAGGCGGGCGACATCAGGACCGGACGCGGGCTGGGACTCCACTTTTGCCGGCTGGTCATGGAAGCCCACGGCGGCGGCATCAGCGCGGACAACCGTCGCGGCGGCGGCGCCGTCTTTTCCTTGGTGTTACCGGTGAAGCAGGACATCTATGCCGGTCACGCTGCTGATCGCTGA
- a CDS encoding YnfA family protein, with product MSIPVSFGLFVLAGLCEIGGGYLVWLWLREGRPWGYAVAGAAVLILYGVIPTFQPAHFGRVYAAYGGWFIVLSILWGWTIDHIGPDVYDVVGGLICLVGVAVIMYMPR from the coding sequence ATGTCGATTCCTGTTTCTTTCGGACTGTTCGTGCTTGCGGGCTTGTGTGAGATCGGTGGCGGCTATCTGGTGTGGCTGTGGCTTCGAGAGGGTCGGCCGTGGGGATATGCCGTCGCGGGAGCCGCAGTTCTTATCCTGTACGGCGTGATCCCGACCTTTCAACCGGCGCACTTTGGCCGCGTCTATGCCGCCTACGGCGGCTGGTTTATCGTGCTGTCGATCCTGTGGGGCTGGACTATCGACCACATTGGCCCGGATGTCTATGACGTCGTCGGTGGATTGATTTGCCTGGTTGGTGTTGCCGTGATCATGTATATGCCGCGCTAA